In the Sorghum bicolor cultivar BTx623 chromosome 4, Sorghum_bicolor_NCBIv3, whole genome shotgun sequence genome, TGCAAGGTTTTTGCATGGATCATGGCACGGGAAAAAGCTCTCACGGCAGATAACCTACAGAAGAAGGGTTGGCCCCACCAAAAGCATTGCACCTTGTGCAATGGACCCCTGGAAGCTTCAAAAGATTTAATGATTCTTCAAAAGGTTAATGGTTCTTTTTTGCCTTGTTGTTACTTCTTTCATTCGAAAGATAAGTTGGCAAAGGTATGGGTCTGGGAAATGCTGCTGCCATACAAGTGTAACCCTGACTGGTCTGACTATTGCAACTACCTTGGGGAATATTACAAGCTCCATCACAGTGTTATTGCTCAAGTTCCCTTGATCTATCTGACATTTGGCTTTCTGTTATTAATGAACACTCCCAAAAACTTAATATGTTGTATGACTAGTTGCTAAGGATGGCCTGTGCCTTGCAtgcttactttttttttttgaaaaaatggcaggagctctgccctTCAATTAAGAACGGGAGTAGAAAAGGTGTTTTAAGTACAAATAGGACCAAAAACAGTCCAGTCGGTACAGCaacaagaaagaaaaactccctATTGAAACGCTCTTGTTCTTTGCTCTATATCGTGCCTTGCATGCTTACTGTTTCACCTGCTATGGATTGTTTGGTTTACCATCACAACCTTCAGTAAAGTATATTGGCTCCTTGGATAGCATTTTGATTATGTTATTTGATTTTTTATGATACACTTATAAAACAATCGATTCTAGTGTATCACCAAGGAGGCTGACCTGATCTGTAAGATGCTGAGTGTTGGTGCCAAGCCTTCTAATTACATAATCATTCAAAGCACTGAGATCCTCATGTGCGCTTTAAGCCTTACGAACCACCAATTGTGTGATTCtgttcctgctgctgctgctatggTGGTACATCCCTGCCTGCATCACGCCTCTTAATGTTATATCCATTCCTTTCTTTGTTTAATTTGCGACCAACTTATGTGACCTAACCGCTAAGTGTTGGGTGGTTTACTGGCTTGAATTCAAGAGAATCATGAAGGAGACTAATAAAATATGTGACTGGATAAGACAAAACTGTAAGCCTTTTGACACGACCGACATGGACTTGGATAATGATTTCGAGTTGGGTCGCCAAGTTCGGCAGGGAACCCTGGACTTCATGACCAGCCTGCTGGAAAAGTCTCCCTTTTctgtttctgctgctgctactgaGCAAAAACCTGTTGAGGAAAAATATTTTATTGGAAATATTCCTAGAAATGATGGGAATGACATTGCTCCTGCTGAAGCAGCAAACTCTACAGGGTATGTATAGTCTATCCTTTCTTGACACAACAAAGTGTAGATAGTGTTTGATTATATTATCTGATAATGTAAGAGAGTTAGGTTGATTATTTTCGACGAGAAAATTAAAGCATTGTGATGCTGTATCATTGTACTGTGCTATCACCAGGGGGAACACACCCGGTCAGGAAAAGATCACTGGCGCAGATATTAGTAAGAAGAGGATGGAAGATGCAGACAAAGAAGCAAATGACCAAGGTATACCCCTTGTAATTTTTTGTCAAGTAGTGAAATCGCATGATTCATTGTCTTAATACAGTTGTTTCAAAAGATTTAATGattctttttttctttgttgTTAATCTTTTGAAAAGATGTGTTGGAAAAAACATGGGGGTGGGACAGGCTGCTGCCATTGAAGAGTCCTATTGAGTGGTCTGACTATTGCAACTACCTTCGGCAGTATTACAAGCGCAATGCCAGTGTTGTTGCTGAAGTTACTGGCAGCTTGGTTGCTTTGGCCGAAGTTGTAACTATACAAGTATACAACTGCCCTTTCTAAACCATCAGCCAAAGCCTCCTAATTTTTTTCTTTGCTTATCTTCTTGCTATGTTGAATTAAACTGGTTGTCAAATAGTGTTTCAAGAAGGAGGAGGAACTTGTGTCTTTGTGGAAGACTCAGGTTTTTCGTTCCCATATTGTGATCTTGCCTGTCAACACTATCACTCAGAGTAACCTGATCCAGGAGCATGCACATTCATTCATATGTTCTGACTTCCTGTTGCTTCCACTGTTGCTTTTGCGGTATGTGCCTTAACTGGGCCTAAATAAAGCAAAAAATTGTGTCGTATTCATTGCAGaaatactactactactctctAAACCTACTGACCAAATGTGTGTTGCAGTTGGCAATTACCTACTGACCAGATCATAAAGGGAAAagacatgtttagtgtgtgtgtgtgggtgggtgggtggggggGTGGTGTTCTCTATCAAGTTAATTGTTACGATATATAAACTAGTTGGACTCATCTTTACAAGAAGGGTAAGAGATTATCTCTTTCAAGCAATTGTAAAATACTACAACTACAGATTGGTTATTGTGATCACCAGCAACAACAATATTATCTTTGGTTAGAATGCATATTTTATGGTTTTTAGTCCTGTCTTCACAGTTCTATTTTATCAATATTGAAATACCTGCCTATGGCACATTTGATAACCGATTGCGACTGGTTCTTTAGTAAAATTGCCAAGCAATGTACTGTCATCTAACGTTTGTGATCTGCTTCTTGCTGCAAAACGGTGCAAGATCtaatcttttatctttttattgttGCAGACTTTATATCTATTTGTTGTGGTGCCATTTTAATTGTGCCAACTTGGCCCTGAGCCCTACATGCTCACTGTTTCACTACTTTTATCCAACTCAGCACATGCACTTTCAGTAATGTAGTACTTCTTTTATGGCTTTTGACTAATGCAAAACTTTGGTTTCAAGTGTATTAGCAACGAGGCTGACCTGATATGTGAGCTTCTAAAGCATGGTGCTAAGGCTACTGATGGCATCATCCAGCAGAGCAGCATGATCCGCATGTGCACCTTGAGCCTTATGCACCTACAACTACAAGGATTCCATGCCATTGATGCCGCCGCAGCCATGGTGGTAAGTGCCCGCCTGCATCACGCCACCTCTGCCAAAACACTCTTAGGTTTAACTAGCATCCTAATACTTGCTGGCACTTACTACACCAATGGCTTCAATTGAAGGGCATCACAAAAGAGTGCAAATTGAtgtgtgattggataaaaaaagaGGACAAGCTTATCACCTTTGGCTTTTTCACACGGCACAGGCTTGAGGAATGCCGCTTGATTCGCATCAGAACCTTGGATGTTATGCTCAGCATACTGAAAGGGTCTTCCTTTCCTCCTTCCAAGGTTAGTGGAATGGGTGATCAGAATGGAGCTGCTGTTGGATTTCATTTGGCTTCTTCATCATTTGGTGGGGCAGTCCAGCTATGAAATGTTGTTATGCCCTTTTGTTTGTAATATAGGATTTATTCATTTAGTTCTAATACTAATTATCTTCACATGATCATTCAAAATGTTGAGCAGGTTAGCTCGACATGGGATGAGCCGATTGGTTGGCCACTTCGCTAGGATAGCATACAGATTTCTTTTTTTCACTTAGCATTTAATGCCGCTTGTGTCCTGTTAATCAAATTCGACTTTATTCATATCATCATTTAATGGTATGCCTTGTGCCAGTGTTAAAAATTTTAGACTCATTATTGGTGGCGAACATGCCAATCACTCAGGAACGAATTGTACATGTTAATCTTAGGTTATCATGATGGTTCTGGCacctattttgttttcatgtgtaGTACTTGATTAACTGATTCAtgatatttcttttctactgcAGATGTGGCTTGATCTAGTGGCTAATAACTAGAAACAATGATGGTGGGCAGCTCCATGGATGAAGTTTCTTTTGGCTGGaacaccctaaaccctaaatccTAAACCCTAAACATTAAGCACAGTACTCGTTGCGGAGTATATGTCATGGTTGTCAAACCAAATTGTAACAACTACTAGAATGCACTGTGCTATTTAAATTTGTTGCTCCAATGACATATCTTTGGATTTAACTGCACCGTTAAGTTTTGTAGTCCAAACCTCATGTCGCACTTTGGCAGCCGCGGGACGTTCACGCGCTGCCGCATCTGAACTTATATCCTGCAAGGAGGAATGACTTAGGTCCCGTTTAGT is a window encoding:
- the LOC110435160 gene encoding uncharacterized protein LOC110435160 — its product is MQNFGFKCISNEADLICELLKHGAKATDGIIQQSSMIRMCTLSLMHLQLQGFHAIDAAAAMVGITKECKLMCDWIKKEDKLITFGFFTRHRLEECRLIRIRTLDVMLSILKGSSFPPSKMWLDLVANN